A stretch of the Nothobranchius furzeri strain GRZ-AD chromosome 5, NfurGRZ-RIMD1, whole genome shotgun sequence genome encodes the following:
- the LOC107379166 gene encoding cysteine-rich venom protein translates to MFLVLICILMLQDVHAACIVVNVCPENTMVQAEIVDVHNDFRRAVDPSAADMLMMTYSEELAEHAQAWVNNCTMKHGPPSARMIDGYEVGENLFFSPSPTSWKSVINAWYDEKSHYVYPNGSRDGTRINHYTQLIWNSSYRVGCGLNLCNSTYFYDCRYYRAGNFKRWPPYKLGKPCASCPNNCVDNLCTNPCPYINKYINCPKLKNTTGCSNELVSAWCPASCNCSSEIIPIY, encoded by the exons ATGTTTCTAGTGCTGATTTGCATCTTAATGCTGCAGGACGTGCATGCTGCCTGTATTGTGGTGA ATGTTTGCCCTGAGAACACTATGGTGCAGGCTGAGATCGTAGACGTGCACAACGACTTCAGGAGAGCAGTAGATCCATCAGCCGCCGACATGCTGATGATG ACCTACAGTGAGGAGTTAGCAGAACACGCTCAGGCCTGGGTTAATAACTGTACTATGAAACACGGACCACCCAGTGCCCGCATGATTGACG GATATGAAGTAGGTGAGAATCTGTTCTTCTCACCCTCTCCAACCTCGTGGAAGAGTGTCATCAATGCCTGGTATGACGAGAAGTCTCATTATGTTTACCCTAATGGCTCCAGAGATGGAACACGCATCAATCACTACACACAG CTGATTTGGAACAGCTCGTACAGAGTTGGCTGTGGACTCAACCTGTGCAACAGCACCTATTTCTATGACTGTCGTTATTATCGAGC TGGAAACTTTAAAAGATGGCCACCTTACAAGCTTGGAAAGCCATGTGCTTCCTGTCCAAACAACTGTGTGGACAATCTCTGCA cCAATCCCTGTCCTTACATAAACAAATACATCAACTGTCCCAAACTGAAGAACACCACCGGCTGCAGCAACGAGCTGGTGTCGGCCTGGTGTCCAGCTTCATGCAATTGCAGCTCTGAGATTATTCCAATCTATTAA